The Dehalococcoides mccartyi CG5 genome contains the following window.
TATTAACTCCTTGTCGAAATTTATGGGATAGTCCTCACAGTATACTGGTATAACACTGTTGTGTAAAATATTAACTGAAAAATCAGCCTGCGGTAATATTTAAAATACTATCCGGGCTGGCTTTTATCCGCCTGAAAGGCGGGTATGTTATTATAAAGACCGTATAAACCTTTGGATGGGGGATAGGCTGATGGAATTTCAGATTTGGGGTTATCTGGTTTTTGTACTTGGTCTGGCAGCTCTGGCGCTGGCATTTCGGACTATGCGCCGCAAACGGCTGGTAGATGATATTCCCACCTCGCGTACCCATGGAGTGTTTATCGGGCTGGTTGAGCTTAAAGGCACTGCCGAGAGTGAAAAACCTTTTACCGGTTTTCTTTCCGCCGAGCAGTGTGTTTATTACTACTACAAGGTAGAGGAACGCTGGTCGCGCATGGTGACTGAAAGTTTTACCGATGCCAAGGGACATGTCCAGTTCCGTACCCGCCAGGAAAGCGGCTGGACACAGGTGGCTTCCGGCAAAGAGATGCAGCCGTTTTATCTTAAAGACGAAACGGGGATTATCCTTATTCAGCCGGAGGGTGCAGATATTCAGCCGAAAAACCTGTTTAACCGGACCTGCGGTCAAAATGACCCGCTGTATTATGCCAAAGGCCCGCAAGCGAGTATACCAAACTCCGACCATCAGCGCCGTTTTACCGAAGAAGCTATCCCTCTGCATGCAGGGCTTTACATAATGGGTCAATCCAGAGAACGGCAGGATATAGTTGCCCCGGAGATAGCCAAGGATAAATCTGCCCCCCTGTACGTGATTTCCACCCGCACCGAAAAGCAGATAAGCCGCACTTACAGCGGCTGGTTCTGGTTTTGGGTAGGGCTGGGTTTGCTGCTGGCTTCGGGGAGCGGCCTGCTGCTGTCTCAAGAAAGTACTTCCGGTTTCAACCCTGATTTTGGGGTTGCAGTTTTGTGGCTTGGGCTTTACCTGATTTGCTGGCTGTTTGGCTGGCTGTGGGCAGGGTATAACAGTCTGGTGGGGCTAAGGAACAGGGTTTGCCAGGGATACGCCCAGGTGGATATTCAACTGAAACGCCGTTTTGACCTGATACCCAATCTGGCAAAAAGTGTGGAGGGTTTCGGTAAACACGAGCGTGAACTTCAGGAGATGCTGGCAGAAGTACGCACTATCTCAAAAGTAAACGGGCAATACCCCAAAGATATTCAGGGTGCGTCTGCCATACTGGTTTTTAATATGGAAAGATACCCCGAACTCAAGGCGGACACTTTATTCCTGAAGATACAGGAGGAACTGGCGGCTACCGAGTCACGGATAGCTCTGGCCCGTGATTACTATAACTCTATAGCTACTTTTTACAATACCCGCCGGGAGGTATTTCCTGACCGCCTGCTGGCCGGGATTTTCGGTTTTAAAGAACGGGTGCTGATAAACGCAAGCGCTCTGGAAAGGGCGGTTGTAAAGGTAAAGCTGGCAGAATAAAGGCTTTTAATATAAATGCTTTCAACTGGTCAACCTTTATTGGGAAGTGAGGTATAGCAGGCATGAAAAAATTTTTTCAAGAAAAACCGGGTGCAGTGGAATTTTTATTGCCGGCGCTGGTTTTTACACTGGCGATAAGTTTGTTTCCTTTATTCGGTTCGGGTATGACCTGGATATTGGGAGACCGCTTCGGGCAGGGGGCAGGAGTGCTGGGGTTAATAGCCCTGACTGTTTTCAGCCTGTCATTTTTGGCCAAACCCCTGCGCCGTTTTTTATGCAGTTACAAAGCCATTATTTTTAGTGCTGGTGGAGTGGGTATACTCAGCCTGCTGGCCCAGATAGGTTTTTCCGAGCCTCTTTTAAATTTTGTCTGTTCCGCTTTGGGATTGTCTCTTTTCGGTATTTTCCTGTGTGTTTATCTGGATAGTGCCCGGGTGCGCGGTCCGTCTGCGGTGGGGCATTTCGGGGCGGGTGCTGTCTTCGGATTACTGCTGAATGCCGCCCTGTCTGCCGGATTTGGTACCTATGACCTGCTCAACCAGCCTTCATTTTTTCCTTTGCTGGTTAGTGCTGTAATGGTGGGCTTTTTATTGTTTTTGCTTACGGTGCATATGCCTCTGGCTGAGGGGCCGGCTGCCAGTAATGACGGCCTTGGCTGGCTGGCAATAGGGCCGTTCCTCTTTTTAGAGTTGGTAGTCTTCGGGAATATTGCCCGTTTGTCTGCTCTTAGCGGTTTTTCCAGTCCGGTGGCTTCAATGTTTGTACTAGGGGCGCTTTCACTGGGTTTAGTAGGTATACTCTGGGTATTGTCACTCTCTGAAAGACACATCCGGCTGCTTACCCTGATATCCAGCCTGTGCCTGATACTCTCCCTGACCGGTATTTCTGATGGAGTGGCTTTTGTAAGCCTTATCCAGCAGGTACTGGGGCAATTGGCAGTGGTACTCCTGTTTGGGGTGATTCTCCGCTATATTGGCGGCAGGAAGGCTGACGGGCATTCTGAAAGTCTGAATCTGCCTAGCGGTCTGGGTATGCTTGTATTCGTTATATTGCTGCTGGGATATTACGCTGTCTATCAGGTGGCTGTGCCGTATGACAATACAGTTCTGGAGCTGGTAGCCGGACTGATAGTGGTGGGTTTGGCCCTGTATTCCGGGCGGGAGAGCCTGCCTCTGCTGGATTTCAAGAGTGACAGGTTCATTTTACCGGCCATGTCAGTTTTGCTTTTGACTCTGCCTCTTTTAGGTTTGCTTACATATAAAACACCTCCGTCTCCCCCTCAATTTGAGGGCAGTCTGCGGATTATGACTTATAATTTACATAACGGGTTTAATACTCAGGGTAAGCTGGATATGGAAGCTCTGGCAAGGGTGATTGAAGACAGCGGGGCGGATGTGGTGGCTTTACAGGAGATTTCCCGCGGCTGGGTGATAAGCGGACGGGTGGATATGCTTGAGTGGCTTTCCCAGCGGCTGAATATGTACTCTGCTTTTGGGGCTACGGCCGGTGAATACTGGGGTAATGCCATACTGTCAAAATACCCCATTCTGGATACCCATAATGTCAGTCTGGAAAGTGAA
Protein-coding sequences here:
- a CDS encoding LemA family protein, coding for MEFQIWGYLVFVLGLAALALAFRTMRRKRLVDDIPTSRTHGVFIGLVELKGTAESEKPFTGFLSAEQCVYYYYKVEERWSRMVTESFTDAKGHVQFRTRQESGWTQVASGKEMQPFYLKDETGIILIQPEGADIQPKNLFNRTCGQNDPLYYAKGPQASIPNSDHQRRFTEEAIPLHAGLYIMGQSRERQDIVAPEIAKDKSAPLYVISTRTEKQISRTYSGWFWFWVGLGLLLASGSGLLLSQESTSGFNPDFGVAVLWLGLYLICWLFGWLWAGYNSLVGLRNRVCQGYAQVDIQLKRRFDLIPNLAKSVEGFGKHERELQEMLAEVRTISKVNGQYPKDIQGASAILVFNMERYPELKADTLFLKIQEELAATESRIALARDYYNSIATFYNTRREVFPDRLLAGIFGFKERVLINASALERAVVKVKLAE
- a CDS encoding endonuclease/exonuclease/phosphatase family protein: MKKFFQEKPGAVEFLLPALVFTLAISLFPLFGSGMTWILGDRFGQGAGVLGLIALTVFSLSFLAKPLRRFLCSYKAIIFSAGGVGILSLLAQIGFSEPLLNFVCSALGLSLFGIFLCVYLDSARVRGPSAVGHFGAGAVFGLLLNAALSAGFGTYDLLNQPSFFPLLVSAVMVGFLLFLLTVHMPLAEGPAASNDGLGWLAIGPFLFLELVVFGNIARLSALSGFSSPVASMFVLGALSLGLVGILWVLSLSERHIRLLTLISSLCLILSLTGISDGVAFVSLIQQVLGQLAVVLLFGVILRYIGGRKADGHSESLNLPSGLGMLVFVILLLGYYAVYQVAVPYDNTVLELVAGLIVVGLALYSGRESLPLLDFKSDRFILPAMSVLLLTLPLLGLLTYKTPPSPPQFEGSLRIMTYNLHNGFNTQGKLDMEALARVIEDSGADVVALQEISRGWVISGRVDMLEWLSQRLNMYSAFGATAGEYWGNAILSKYPILDTHNVSLESEELPIKRGYLNAVLDLGGRYLYLAATHLHHVPEEGDVRLIQAGELADFWDNAPATIILGDFNAEPDSEEIGLLRQAGLSDSLEGQTSVLTYHSADLYQRIDYIWASPEIEYIDSYTIVSLASDHLAIIADIRLS